Proteins encoded within one genomic window of Macaca fascicularis isolate 582-1 chromosome 16, T2T-MFA8v1.1:
- the TRIM65 gene encoding E3 ubiquitin-protein ligase TRIM65 isoform X11: MAVQLLEEKLTCAICLGLYQDPVTLPCGHNFCGACIRDWWDRCGKACPECREPFPDGAELRRNVALSGVLEVVHAGPARDPGPDPGPGPAARCPRHGRPMELFCRTEGRCVCSVCTVHECRLHERALLDAERLKRQAQLRASLEVTQQQATQAEGQLLELQKQRSQIQNSACILASWVSGKFSSLLQALEMQHTAALRSIDVAKTRVLAQVRDEEQRLRGHLEAVARHGCRIQELLEQVDEQTFLQESQLLQPPGPLGPLTPLQWDEDQQLGDLKQLLSRLCGLLLEEGGHPGAPAKPVDLGPMDYRNLTFDPISANRHFYLSRQDQQEMVLLCHSGWCTVAQSWLTAASSS; encoded by the exons ATGGCCGTGCAGCTACTGGAGGAGAAGCTGACCTGCGCCATCTGCCTGGGACTCTACCAGGACCCAGTGACGCTGCCCTGCGGCCACAACTTCTGCGGAGCCTGCATCCGGGACTGGTGGGATCGCTGCGGGAAGGCGTGCCCCGAGTGCCGGGAGCCCTTCCCCGACGGCGCCGAGCTGCGCCGCAACGTAGCCCTCAGTGGCGTGCTGGAGGTGGTGCACGCCGGGCCCGCCCGGGACCCCGGCCCCGACCCCGGCCCCGGCCCTGCCGCGCGCTGCCCCCGCCATGGGCGGCCAATGGAGCTCTTCTGCCGTACCGAGGGCCGCTGCGTATGCAGCGTGTGCACCGTGCACGAATGTCGCCTCCACGAGCGGGCGCTGCTGGACGCCGAGCGCCTCAAGCGCCAG GCCCAGCTGAGAGCCAGCCTGGAGGTTACCCAGCAGCAGGCCACCCAGGCCGAAGGCCAGCTACTAGAGCTGCAGAAGCAAAGAAGCCAGATCCAG AACTCAGCCTGCATCTTGGCCTCCTGGGTCTCCGGCAAGTTCAGCAGCCTGCTACAGGCCCTGGAAATGCAGCACACGGCAGCACTGAGGAGCATCGACGTGGCCAAGACGCGGGTGCTGGCACAGGTTCGAGATGAGGAGCAGCGGCTGCGGGGCCACTTGGAGGCTGTGGCTCGCCATGGCTGCAGGATCCAGGAGCTTCTGGAGCAGGTGGATGAGCAGACCTTCCTGCAG GAATCACAGCTCCTCCAGCCCCCAGGGCCTCTTGGGCCACTGACCCCTCTGCAGTGGGATGAAGACCAACAGCTGGGCGACCTGAAGCAGTTGCTAAGCCGGCTGTGTGGCCTCCTCTTGGAAGAGGGGGGCCACCCCGGGGCACCAGCCAAGCCTGTGGACTTAGGCCCCATGG ATTATCGCAATCTGACCTTTGATCCAATCAGCGCCAACCGTCACTTCTATCTGTCGCGCCAGGACCAGCAG gagatggtcttgctatgtcactcaggctggtgtacagtggcacaatcgtggctcactgcagcctcgagctcctga
- the TRIM65 gene encoding E3 ubiquitin-protein ligase TRIM65 isoform X8, with product MAVQLLEEKLTCAICLGLYQDPVTLPCGHNFCGACIRDWWDRCGKACPECREPFPDGAELRRNVALSGVLEVVHAGPARDPGPDPGPGPAARCPRHGRPMELFCRTEGRCVCSVCTVHECRLHERALLDAERLKRQAQLRASLEVTQQQATQAEGQLLELQKQRSQIQNSACILASWVSGKFSSLLQALEMQHTAALRSIDVAKTRVLAQVRDEEQRLRGHLEAVARHGCRIQELLEQVDEQTFLQESQLLQPPGPLGPLTPLQWDEDQQLGDLKQLLSRLCGLLLEEGGHPGAPAKPVDLGPMEAPGPLAPVPSTVCPLRRKLWQNYRNLTFDPISANRHFYLSRQDQQEMVLLCHSGWCTVAQSWLTAASSS from the exons ATGGCCGTGCAGCTACTGGAGGAGAAGCTGACCTGCGCCATCTGCCTGGGACTCTACCAGGACCCAGTGACGCTGCCCTGCGGCCACAACTTCTGCGGAGCCTGCATCCGGGACTGGTGGGATCGCTGCGGGAAGGCGTGCCCCGAGTGCCGGGAGCCCTTCCCCGACGGCGCCGAGCTGCGCCGCAACGTAGCCCTCAGTGGCGTGCTGGAGGTGGTGCACGCCGGGCCCGCCCGGGACCCCGGCCCCGACCCCGGCCCCGGCCCTGCCGCGCGCTGCCCCCGCCATGGGCGGCCAATGGAGCTCTTCTGCCGTACCGAGGGCCGCTGCGTATGCAGCGTGTGCACCGTGCACGAATGTCGCCTCCACGAGCGGGCGCTGCTGGACGCCGAGCGCCTCAAGCGCCAG GCCCAGCTGAGAGCCAGCCTGGAGGTTACCCAGCAGCAGGCCACCCAGGCCGAAGGCCAGCTACTAGAGCTGCAGAAGCAAAGAAGCCAGATCCAG AACTCAGCCTGCATCTTGGCCTCCTGGGTCTCCGGCAAGTTCAGCAGCCTGCTACAGGCCCTGGAAATGCAGCACACGGCAGCACTGAGGAGCATCGACGTGGCCAAGACGCGGGTGCTGGCACAGGTTCGAGATGAGGAGCAGCGGCTGCGGGGCCACTTGGAGGCTGTGGCTCGCCATGGCTGCAGGATCCAGGAGCTTCTGGAGCAGGTGGATGAGCAGACCTTCCTGCAG GAATCACAGCTCCTCCAGCCCCCAGGGCCTCTTGGGCCACTGACCCCTCTGCAGTGGGATGAAGACCAACAGCTGGGCGACCTGAAGCAGTTGCTAAGCCGGCTGTGTGGCCTCCTCTTGGAAGAGGGGGGCCACCCCGGGGCACCAGCCAAGCCTGTGGACTTAGGCCCCATGG AGGCCCCAGGTCCCCTGGCACCGGTCCCAAGCACAGTTTGTCCACTGAGGAGGAAACTCTGGCAGA ATTATCGCAATCTGACCTTTGATCCAATCAGCGCCAACCGTCACTTCTATCTGTCGCGCCAGGACCAGCAG gagatggtcttgctatgtcactcaggctggtgtacagtggcacaatcgtggctcactgcagcctcgagctcctga
- the TRIM65 gene encoding E3 ubiquitin-protein ligase TRIM65 isoform X5, whose product MAVQLLEEKLTCAICLGLYQDPVTLPCGHNFCGACIRDWWDRCGKACPECREPFPDGAELRRNVALSGVLEVVHAGPARDPGPDPGPGPAARCPRHGRPMELFCRTEGRCVCSVCTVHECRLHERALLDAERLKRQAQLRASLEVTQQQATQAEGQLLELQKQRSQIQNSACILASWVSGKFSSLLQALEMQHTAALRSIDVAKTRVLAQVRDEEQRLRGHLEAVARHGCRIQELLEQVDEQTFLQESQLLQPPGPLGPLTPLQWDEDQQLGDLKQLLSRLCGLLLEEGGHPGAPAKPVDLGPMEAPGPLAPVPSTVCPLRRKLWQNYRNLTFDPISANRHFYLSRQDQQVKHCRQSQGPGRPGRFELWQEMVLLCHSGWCTVAQSWLTAASSS is encoded by the exons ATGGCCGTGCAGCTACTGGAGGAGAAGCTGACCTGCGCCATCTGCCTGGGACTCTACCAGGACCCAGTGACGCTGCCCTGCGGCCACAACTTCTGCGGAGCCTGCATCCGGGACTGGTGGGATCGCTGCGGGAAGGCGTGCCCCGAGTGCCGGGAGCCCTTCCCCGACGGCGCCGAGCTGCGCCGCAACGTAGCCCTCAGTGGCGTGCTGGAGGTGGTGCACGCCGGGCCCGCCCGGGACCCCGGCCCCGACCCCGGCCCCGGCCCTGCCGCGCGCTGCCCCCGCCATGGGCGGCCAATGGAGCTCTTCTGCCGTACCGAGGGCCGCTGCGTATGCAGCGTGTGCACCGTGCACGAATGTCGCCTCCACGAGCGGGCGCTGCTGGACGCCGAGCGCCTCAAGCGCCAG GCCCAGCTGAGAGCCAGCCTGGAGGTTACCCAGCAGCAGGCCACCCAGGCCGAAGGCCAGCTACTAGAGCTGCAGAAGCAAAGAAGCCAGATCCAG AACTCAGCCTGCATCTTGGCCTCCTGGGTCTCCGGCAAGTTCAGCAGCCTGCTACAGGCCCTGGAAATGCAGCACACGGCAGCACTGAGGAGCATCGACGTGGCCAAGACGCGGGTGCTGGCACAGGTTCGAGATGAGGAGCAGCGGCTGCGGGGCCACTTGGAGGCTGTGGCTCGCCATGGCTGCAGGATCCAGGAGCTTCTGGAGCAGGTGGATGAGCAGACCTTCCTGCAG GAATCACAGCTCCTCCAGCCCCCAGGGCCTCTTGGGCCACTGACCCCTCTGCAGTGGGATGAAGACCAACAGCTGGGCGACCTGAAGCAGTTGCTAAGCCGGCTGTGTGGCCTCCTCTTGGAAGAGGGGGGCCACCCCGGGGCACCAGCCAAGCCTGTGGACTTAGGCCCCATGG AGGCCCCAGGTCCCCTGGCACCGGTCCCAAGCACAGTTTGTCCACTGAGGAGGAAACTCTGGCAGA ATTATCGCAATCTGACCTTTGATCCAATCAGCGCCAACCGTCACTTCTATCTGTCGCGCCAGGACCAGCAGGTGAAGCACTGCCGTCAGTCCCAGGGCCCAGGCAGGCCCGGCAGATTCGAGCTCTGGCAG gagatggtcttgctatgtcactcaggctggtgtacagtggcacaatcgtggctcactgcagcctcgagctcctga
- the TRIM65 gene encoding E3 ubiquitin-protein ligase TRIM65 isoform X3, with the protein MAVQLLEEKLTCAICLGLYQDPVTLPCGHNFCGACIRDWWDRCGKACPECREPFPDGAELRRNVALSGVLEVVHAGPARDPGPDPGPGPAARCPRHGRPMELFCRTEGRCVCSVCTVHECRLHERALLDAERLKRQAQLRASLEVTQQQATQAEGQLLELQKQRSQIQNSACILASWVSGKFSSLLQALEMQHTAALRSIDVAKTRVLAQVRDEEQRLRGHLEAVARHGCRIQELLEQVDEQTFLQESQLLQPPGPLGPLTPLQWDEDQQLGDLKQLLSRLCGLLLEEGGHPGAPAKPVDLGPMEAPGPLAPVPSTVCPLRRKLWQNYRNLTFDPISANRHFYLSRQDQQVKHCRQSQGPGRPGRFELWQVQCTQSFQAGHHYWEEMVLLCHSGWCTVAQSWLTAASSS; encoded by the exons ATGGCCGTGCAGCTACTGGAGGAGAAGCTGACCTGCGCCATCTGCCTGGGACTCTACCAGGACCCAGTGACGCTGCCCTGCGGCCACAACTTCTGCGGAGCCTGCATCCGGGACTGGTGGGATCGCTGCGGGAAGGCGTGCCCCGAGTGCCGGGAGCCCTTCCCCGACGGCGCCGAGCTGCGCCGCAACGTAGCCCTCAGTGGCGTGCTGGAGGTGGTGCACGCCGGGCCCGCCCGGGACCCCGGCCCCGACCCCGGCCCCGGCCCTGCCGCGCGCTGCCCCCGCCATGGGCGGCCAATGGAGCTCTTCTGCCGTACCGAGGGCCGCTGCGTATGCAGCGTGTGCACCGTGCACGAATGTCGCCTCCACGAGCGGGCGCTGCTGGACGCCGAGCGCCTCAAGCGCCAG GCCCAGCTGAGAGCCAGCCTGGAGGTTACCCAGCAGCAGGCCACCCAGGCCGAAGGCCAGCTACTAGAGCTGCAGAAGCAAAGAAGCCAGATCCAG AACTCAGCCTGCATCTTGGCCTCCTGGGTCTCCGGCAAGTTCAGCAGCCTGCTACAGGCCCTGGAAATGCAGCACACGGCAGCACTGAGGAGCATCGACGTGGCCAAGACGCGGGTGCTGGCACAGGTTCGAGATGAGGAGCAGCGGCTGCGGGGCCACTTGGAGGCTGTGGCTCGCCATGGCTGCAGGATCCAGGAGCTTCTGGAGCAGGTGGATGAGCAGACCTTCCTGCAG GAATCACAGCTCCTCCAGCCCCCAGGGCCTCTTGGGCCACTGACCCCTCTGCAGTGGGATGAAGACCAACAGCTGGGCGACCTGAAGCAGTTGCTAAGCCGGCTGTGTGGCCTCCTCTTGGAAGAGGGGGGCCACCCCGGGGCACCAGCCAAGCCTGTGGACTTAGGCCCCATGG AGGCCCCAGGTCCCCTGGCACCGGTCCCAAGCACAGTTTGTCCACTGAGGAGGAAACTCTGGCAGA ATTATCGCAATCTGACCTTTGATCCAATCAGCGCCAACCGTCACTTCTATCTGTCGCGCCAGGACCAGCAGGTGAAGCACTGCCGTCAGTCCCAGGGCCCAGGCAGGCCCGGCAGATTCGAGCTCTGGCAGGTGCAGTGTACCCAGAGTTTCCAGGCCGGGCACCACTACTGGGAG gagatggtcttgctatgtcactcaggctggtgtacagtggcacaatcgtggctcactgcagcctcgagctcctga
- the TRIM65 gene encoding E3 ubiquitin-protein ligase TRIM65 isoform X1, producing MAVQLLEEKLTCAICLGLYQDPVTLPCGHNFCGACIRDWWDRCGKACPECREPFPDGAELRRNVALSGVLEVVHAGPARDPGPDPGPGPAARCPRHGRPMELFCRTEGRCVCSVCTVHECRLHERALLDAERLKRQAQLRASLEVTQQQATQAEGQLLELQKQRSQIQNSACILASWVSGKFSSLLQALEMQHTAALRSIDVAKTRVLAQVRDEEQRLRGHLEAVARHGCRIQELLEQVDEQTFLQESQLLQPPGPLGPLTPLQWDEDQQLGDLKQLLSRLCGLLLEEGGHPGAPAKPVDLGPMEAPGPLAPVPSTVCPLRRKLWQNYRNLTFDPISANRHFYLSRQDQQVKHCRQSQGPGRPGRFELWQVQCTQSFQAGHHYWEVRASDHSVTLGVSYPQLSRCRVGPHTDNIGRGPCSWGLCVQGDSLQAWHNGQAQRLPGVSGRLLGMDLDLASGCLTFYSLEPQTQPLYTFHALFNQPLTPVFWLLEGRTLTLCHQPGAVFPPGPQEGVLS from the exons ATGGCCGTGCAGCTACTGGAGGAGAAGCTGACCTGCGCCATCTGCCTGGGACTCTACCAGGACCCAGTGACGCTGCCCTGCGGCCACAACTTCTGCGGAGCCTGCATCCGGGACTGGTGGGATCGCTGCGGGAAGGCGTGCCCCGAGTGCCGGGAGCCCTTCCCCGACGGCGCCGAGCTGCGCCGCAACGTAGCCCTCAGTGGCGTGCTGGAGGTGGTGCACGCCGGGCCCGCCCGGGACCCCGGCCCCGACCCCGGCCCCGGCCCTGCCGCGCGCTGCCCCCGCCATGGGCGGCCAATGGAGCTCTTCTGCCGTACCGAGGGCCGCTGCGTATGCAGCGTGTGCACCGTGCACGAATGTCGCCTCCACGAGCGGGCGCTGCTGGACGCCGAGCGCCTCAAGCGCCAG GCCCAGCTGAGAGCCAGCCTGGAGGTTACCCAGCAGCAGGCCACCCAGGCCGAAGGCCAGCTACTAGAGCTGCAGAAGCAAAGAAGCCAGATCCAG AACTCAGCCTGCATCTTGGCCTCCTGGGTCTCCGGCAAGTTCAGCAGCCTGCTACAGGCCCTGGAAATGCAGCACACGGCAGCACTGAGGAGCATCGACGTGGCCAAGACGCGGGTGCTGGCACAGGTTCGAGATGAGGAGCAGCGGCTGCGGGGCCACTTGGAGGCTGTGGCTCGCCATGGCTGCAGGATCCAGGAGCTTCTGGAGCAGGTGGATGAGCAGACCTTCCTGCAG GAATCACAGCTCCTCCAGCCCCCAGGGCCTCTTGGGCCACTGACCCCTCTGCAGTGGGATGAAGACCAACAGCTGGGCGACCTGAAGCAGTTGCTAAGCCGGCTGTGTGGCCTCCTCTTGGAAGAGGGGGGCCACCCCGGGGCACCAGCCAAGCCTGTGGACTTAGGCCCCATGG AGGCCCCAGGTCCCCTGGCACCGGTCCCAAGCACAGTTTGTCCACTGAGGAGGAAACTCTGGCAGA ATTATCGCAATCTGACCTTTGATCCAATCAGCGCCAACCGTCACTTCTATCTGTCGCGCCAGGACCAGCAGGTGAAGCACTGCCGTCAGTCCCAGGGCCCAGGCAGGCCCGGCAGATTCGAGCTCTGGCAGGTGCAGTGTACCCAGAGTTTCCAGGCCGGGCACCACTACTGGGAGGTGCGCGCGTCAGACCACTCAGTGACACTGGGCGTCTCCTACCCGCAACTGTCACGGTGCAGGGTGGGGCCCCACACAGACAACATTGGCCGGGGACCCTGCTCCTGGGGGCTCTGCGTCCAGGGGGACAGCCTCCAGGCCTGGCACAACGGGCAGGCCCAGCGCCTCCCAGGGGTGTCAGGGCGGCTCCTGGGCATGGATTTGGACCTGGCCTCAGGCTGCCTCACCTTCTACAGCCTGGAGCCCCAGACCCAGCCCCTGTACACCTTCCATGCCCTCTTCAACCAGCCCCTCACCCCCGTCTTCTGGCTCCTTGAGGGTAGGACCCTGACCCTGTGCCATCAGCCAGGGGCTGTGTTCCCTCCGGGGCCCCAGGAAGGGGTGCTCAGCTGA
- the TRIM65 gene encoding E3 ubiquitin-protein ligase TRIM65 isoform X2, with protein sequence MAVQLLEEKLTCAICLGLYQDPVTLPCGHNFCGACIRDWWDRCGKACPECREPFPDGAELRRNVALSGVLEVVHAGPARDPGPDPGPGPAARCPRHGRPMELFCRTEGRCVCSVCTVHECRLHERALLDAERLKRQAQLRASLEVTQQQATQAEGQLLELQKQRSQIQNSACILASWVSGKFSSLLQALEMQHTAALRSIDVAKTRVLAQVRDEEQRLRGHLEAVARHGCRIQELLEQVDEQTFLQESQLLQPPGPLGPLTPLQWDEDQQLGDLKQLLSRLCGLLLEEGGHPGAPAKPVDLGPMDYRNLTFDPISANRHFYLSRQDQQVKHCRQSQGPGRPGRFELWQVQCTQSFQAGHHYWEVRASDHSVTLGVSYPQLSRCRVGPHTDNIGRGPCSWGLCVQGDSLQAWHNGQAQRLPGVSGRLLGMDLDLASGCLTFYSLEPQTQPLYTFHALFNQPLTPVFWLLEGRTLTLCHQPGAVFPPGPQEGVLS encoded by the exons ATGGCCGTGCAGCTACTGGAGGAGAAGCTGACCTGCGCCATCTGCCTGGGACTCTACCAGGACCCAGTGACGCTGCCCTGCGGCCACAACTTCTGCGGAGCCTGCATCCGGGACTGGTGGGATCGCTGCGGGAAGGCGTGCCCCGAGTGCCGGGAGCCCTTCCCCGACGGCGCCGAGCTGCGCCGCAACGTAGCCCTCAGTGGCGTGCTGGAGGTGGTGCACGCCGGGCCCGCCCGGGACCCCGGCCCCGACCCCGGCCCCGGCCCTGCCGCGCGCTGCCCCCGCCATGGGCGGCCAATGGAGCTCTTCTGCCGTACCGAGGGCCGCTGCGTATGCAGCGTGTGCACCGTGCACGAATGTCGCCTCCACGAGCGGGCGCTGCTGGACGCCGAGCGCCTCAAGCGCCAG GCCCAGCTGAGAGCCAGCCTGGAGGTTACCCAGCAGCAGGCCACCCAGGCCGAAGGCCAGCTACTAGAGCTGCAGAAGCAAAGAAGCCAGATCCAG AACTCAGCCTGCATCTTGGCCTCCTGGGTCTCCGGCAAGTTCAGCAGCCTGCTACAGGCCCTGGAAATGCAGCACACGGCAGCACTGAGGAGCATCGACGTGGCCAAGACGCGGGTGCTGGCACAGGTTCGAGATGAGGAGCAGCGGCTGCGGGGCCACTTGGAGGCTGTGGCTCGCCATGGCTGCAGGATCCAGGAGCTTCTGGAGCAGGTGGATGAGCAGACCTTCCTGCAG GAATCACAGCTCCTCCAGCCCCCAGGGCCTCTTGGGCCACTGACCCCTCTGCAGTGGGATGAAGACCAACAGCTGGGCGACCTGAAGCAGTTGCTAAGCCGGCTGTGTGGCCTCCTCTTGGAAGAGGGGGGCCACCCCGGGGCACCAGCCAAGCCTGTGGACTTAGGCCCCATGG ATTATCGCAATCTGACCTTTGATCCAATCAGCGCCAACCGTCACTTCTATCTGTCGCGCCAGGACCAGCAGGTGAAGCACTGCCGTCAGTCCCAGGGCCCAGGCAGGCCCGGCAGATTCGAGCTCTGGCAGGTGCAGTGTACCCAGAGTTTCCAGGCCGGGCACCACTACTGGGAGGTGCGCGCGTCAGACCACTCAGTGACACTGGGCGTCTCCTACCCGCAACTGTCACGGTGCAGGGTGGGGCCCCACACAGACAACATTGGCCGGGGACCCTGCTCCTGGGGGCTCTGCGTCCAGGGGGACAGCCTCCAGGCCTGGCACAACGGGCAGGCCCAGCGCCTCCCAGGGGTGTCAGGGCGGCTCCTGGGCATGGATTTGGACCTGGCCTCAGGCTGCCTCACCTTCTACAGCCTGGAGCCCCAGACCCAGCCCCTGTACACCTTCCATGCCCTCTTCAACCAGCCCCTCACCCCCGTCTTCTGGCTCCTTGAGGGTAGGACCCTGACCCTGTGCCATCAGCCAGGGGCTGTGTTCCCTCCGGGGCCCCAGGAAGGGGTGCTCAGCTGA
- the TRIM65 gene encoding E3 ubiquitin-protein ligase TRIM65 isoform X4, translated as MAVQLLEEKLTCAICLGLYQDPVTLPCGHNFCGACIRDWWDRCGKACPECREPFPDGAELRRNVALSGVLEVVHAGPARDPGPDPGPGPAARCPRHGRPMELFCRTEGRCVCSVCTVHECRLHERALLDAERLKRQAQLRASLEVTQQQATQAEGQLLELQKQRSQIQNSACILASWVSGKFSSLLQALEMQHTAALRSIDVAKTRVLAQVRDEEQRLRGHLEAVARHGCRIQELLEQVDEQTFLQESQLLQPPGPLGPLTPLQWDEDQQLGDLKQLLSRLCGLLLEEGGHPGAPAKPVDLGPMEAPGPLAPVPSTVCPLRRKLWQNYRNLTFDPISANRHFYLSRQDQQVKHCRQSQGPGRPGRFELWQVQCTQSFQAGHHYWEDELRDLWQDMVPVGIPVAVL; from the exons ATGGCCGTGCAGCTACTGGAGGAGAAGCTGACCTGCGCCATCTGCCTGGGACTCTACCAGGACCCAGTGACGCTGCCCTGCGGCCACAACTTCTGCGGAGCCTGCATCCGGGACTGGTGGGATCGCTGCGGGAAGGCGTGCCCCGAGTGCCGGGAGCCCTTCCCCGACGGCGCCGAGCTGCGCCGCAACGTAGCCCTCAGTGGCGTGCTGGAGGTGGTGCACGCCGGGCCCGCCCGGGACCCCGGCCCCGACCCCGGCCCCGGCCCTGCCGCGCGCTGCCCCCGCCATGGGCGGCCAATGGAGCTCTTCTGCCGTACCGAGGGCCGCTGCGTATGCAGCGTGTGCACCGTGCACGAATGTCGCCTCCACGAGCGGGCGCTGCTGGACGCCGAGCGCCTCAAGCGCCAG GCCCAGCTGAGAGCCAGCCTGGAGGTTACCCAGCAGCAGGCCACCCAGGCCGAAGGCCAGCTACTAGAGCTGCAGAAGCAAAGAAGCCAGATCCAG AACTCAGCCTGCATCTTGGCCTCCTGGGTCTCCGGCAAGTTCAGCAGCCTGCTACAGGCCCTGGAAATGCAGCACACGGCAGCACTGAGGAGCATCGACGTGGCCAAGACGCGGGTGCTGGCACAGGTTCGAGATGAGGAGCAGCGGCTGCGGGGCCACTTGGAGGCTGTGGCTCGCCATGGCTGCAGGATCCAGGAGCTTCTGGAGCAGGTGGATGAGCAGACCTTCCTGCAG GAATCACAGCTCCTCCAGCCCCCAGGGCCTCTTGGGCCACTGACCCCTCTGCAGTGGGATGAAGACCAACAGCTGGGCGACCTGAAGCAGTTGCTAAGCCGGCTGTGTGGCCTCCTCTTGGAAGAGGGGGGCCACCCCGGGGCACCAGCCAAGCCTGTGGACTTAGGCCCCATGG AGGCCCCAGGTCCCCTGGCACCGGTCCCAAGCACAGTTTGTCCACTGAGGAGGAAACTCTGGCAGA ATTATCGCAATCTGACCTTTGATCCAATCAGCGCCAACCGTCACTTCTATCTGTCGCGCCAGGACCAGCAGGTGAAGCACTGCCGTCAGTCCCAGGGCCCAGGCAGGCCCGGCAGATTCGAGCTCTGGCAGGTGCAGTGTACCCAGAGTTTCCAGGCCGGGCACCACTACTGGGAG
- the TRIM65 gene encoding E3 ubiquitin-protein ligase TRIM65 isoform X7 yields MAVQLLEEKLTCAICLGLYQDPVTLPCGHNFCGACIRDWWDRCGKACPECREPFPDGAELRRNVALSGVLEVVHAGPARDPGPDPGPGPAARCPRHGRPMELFCRTEGRCVCSVCTVHECRLHERALLDAERLKRQAQLRASLEVTQQQATQAEGQLLELQKQRSQIQNSACILASWVSGKFSSLLQALEMQHTAALRSIDVAKTRVLAQVRDEEQRLRGHLEAVARHGCRIQELLEQVDEQTFLQESQLLQPPGPLGPLTPLQWDEDQQLGDLKQLLSRLCGLLLEEGGHPGAPAKPVDLGPMDYRNLTFDPISANRHFYLSRQDQQVKHCRQSQGPGRPGRFELWQVQCTQSFQAGHHYWEDELRDLWQDMVPVGIPVAVL; encoded by the exons ATGGCCGTGCAGCTACTGGAGGAGAAGCTGACCTGCGCCATCTGCCTGGGACTCTACCAGGACCCAGTGACGCTGCCCTGCGGCCACAACTTCTGCGGAGCCTGCATCCGGGACTGGTGGGATCGCTGCGGGAAGGCGTGCCCCGAGTGCCGGGAGCCCTTCCCCGACGGCGCCGAGCTGCGCCGCAACGTAGCCCTCAGTGGCGTGCTGGAGGTGGTGCACGCCGGGCCCGCCCGGGACCCCGGCCCCGACCCCGGCCCCGGCCCTGCCGCGCGCTGCCCCCGCCATGGGCGGCCAATGGAGCTCTTCTGCCGTACCGAGGGCCGCTGCGTATGCAGCGTGTGCACCGTGCACGAATGTCGCCTCCACGAGCGGGCGCTGCTGGACGCCGAGCGCCTCAAGCGCCAG GCCCAGCTGAGAGCCAGCCTGGAGGTTACCCAGCAGCAGGCCACCCAGGCCGAAGGCCAGCTACTAGAGCTGCAGAAGCAAAGAAGCCAGATCCAG AACTCAGCCTGCATCTTGGCCTCCTGGGTCTCCGGCAAGTTCAGCAGCCTGCTACAGGCCCTGGAAATGCAGCACACGGCAGCACTGAGGAGCATCGACGTGGCCAAGACGCGGGTGCTGGCACAGGTTCGAGATGAGGAGCAGCGGCTGCGGGGCCACTTGGAGGCTGTGGCTCGCCATGGCTGCAGGATCCAGGAGCTTCTGGAGCAGGTGGATGAGCAGACCTTCCTGCAG GAATCACAGCTCCTCCAGCCCCCAGGGCCTCTTGGGCCACTGACCCCTCTGCAGTGGGATGAAGACCAACAGCTGGGCGACCTGAAGCAGTTGCTAAGCCGGCTGTGTGGCCTCCTCTTGGAAGAGGGGGGCCACCCCGGGGCACCAGCCAAGCCTGTGGACTTAGGCCCCATGG ATTATCGCAATCTGACCTTTGATCCAATCAGCGCCAACCGTCACTTCTATCTGTCGCGCCAGGACCAGCAGGTGAAGCACTGCCGTCAGTCCCAGGGCCCAGGCAGGCCCGGCAGATTCGAGCTCTGGCAGGTGCAGTGTACCCAGAGTTTCCAGGCCGGGCACCACTACTGGGAG